Proteins from one Streptomyces caniferus genomic window:
- a CDS encoding SgcJ/EcaC family oxidoreductase: MDREAVLRDVLDRWKAAVDAHEPQRVAAQFTEDAIFQGLHPYSVGRQGVADYYASQPLGMTAEYQILETRQLADDLVLGYLSVDFAFTDRATVAVNLSVLVKHTEDGWHLSHYQVSRLTPVA; encoded by the coding sequence ATGGATCGCGAAGCCGTCCTGCGCGACGTCCTCGACCGGTGGAAAGCGGCCGTCGACGCGCATGAACCGCAGCGGGTCGCCGCCCAGTTCACCGAGGACGCGATCTTCCAAGGTCTGCACCCGTACAGCGTCGGACGGCAGGGCGTCGCCGACTACTACGCCTCCCAGCCGCTCGGGATGACGGCCGAGTACCAGATCCTCGAAACCAGGCAGCTCGCCGATGACCTGGTGCTCGGCTATCTGAGCGTCGACTTCGCGTTCACCGACAGGGCTACGGTCGCCGTCAACCTCAGCGTGCTGGTGAAGCACACGGAGGACGGCTGGCACCTCAGCCACTATCAGGTTTCCCGCCTCACACCGGTCGCTTAG
- a CDS encoding SagB/ThcOx family dehydrogenase — MSPSRRPPPSCVSTSPATGARRCSPSTPRPTASCCPVHRTPRLSAPLEQTLYRRRTHRSFSAQPVSLHDLAVLLRTVFGPAEFIDGFEYGALIRRTSPSGGARQELDAYLAAPNVTGIPAGPFHYNSREHSLELLREGFTHTEAGALCVHQEGIDQAAFIVFVVAAWERLRAKYRHPRAYRVSHLNAGHLGQTFALAATALGLGPFQSAAFDDSAVESRLGLDSATHSTLYVLAAGHPTPGTPTDTADLNAFRHTTLRHGQPGRSDN, encoded by the coding sequence ATGTCCCCTTCGAGACGGCCACCCCCGAGCTGCGTCAGCACCTCACCCGCGACGGGCGCCCGGCGCTGTTCACCGAGCACCCCGAGGCCGACCGCATCCTGCTGCCCCGTACACCGGACCCCTCGCCTGTCCGCACCGCTGGAGCAGACCCTCTATCGCAGGCGTACGCACCGCTCCTTCAGCGCCCAGCCGGTGAGCCTGCACGATCTCGCGGTCCTGCTCCGTACCGTCTTCGGCCCTGCCGAGTTCATCGACGGCTTCGAGTACGGGGCCCTCATCCGGCGCACCAGCCCCTCCGGCGGAGCCCGGCAAGAACTCGACGCCTACCTCGCCGCCCCCAACGTCACCGGCATCCCCGCCGGTCCGTTCCACTACAACTCCCGCGAACACAGCCTGGAGCTGCTGCGCGAAGGCTTCACCCACACCGAAGCCGGGGCCCTGTGTGTGCACCAGGAGGGCATCGACCAAGCGGCCTTCATCGTCTTCGTGGTCGCCGCATGGGAACGTTTGCGCGCGAAGTACCGACATCCCCGCGCCTACCGGGTCAGCCACCTGAACGCCGGACACCTCGGGCAGACCTTCGCCCTGGCAGCCACCGCCCTGGGCCTGGGCCCCTTCCAGAGCGCCGCCTTCGACGACTCCGCCGTCGAAAGCCGCCTCGGGCTCGACAGCGCCACCCACAGCACCCTCTACGTCCTCGCTGCCGGACACCCAACCCCCGGCACTCCGACCGACACCGCCGACCTGAACGCCTTCCGCCACACGACCCTGCGCCACGGACAACCGGGACGGTCTGACAACTGA
- the mhpA gene encoding bifunctional 3-(3-hydroxy-phenyl)propionate/3-hydroxycinnamic acid hydroxylase MhpA: MTADQAGPPGAATGSAHVPVAIIGAGPVGVTAALLLARRGIRTVVLERHRDVYALPRAVATDDEVRRILQAAGIHEEFATIARPAKGLRLLDARHRVMAEVRRSPHGHHGFPQTSMFDQPELERLLRDGLARRPECELWGGAEVVAVDQPAEGPVKVTYRRDTDEGSQHVWADAVLGCDGANGLTREAIGAGWEDLRFEEHWTVIDVRTRAPVRCWEGVDQVCDPARPATFMRVGEDRYRWEFRLPEGEDLDGPDGRERLRALVAPWVDLPHGPYGEAFEVIRQAQYTFRARIADRWRRGRVFLLGDAAHLTPPFVGQGLCAGLRDAHNLTWKLARVLANGADERLLDTYQSERQPHARHMIRLAVATGWAMTGGQDRAAALRRTVLGAACRLPGLVAATGRDLSPALAPGPLVRRRRTRPGGRGLAGTFCPQPWVTVAGRRTRLDDVLGDSFTLLTAAPPTPSLWALAGALGARTVHVDAIGDDGTLAAWLRGGRAGAVLLRPDRVVLDSVPAGGSAFADTAAWAPLLCTARLASPAAFRRAEIVTG; encoded by the coding sequence ATGACCGCCGATCAGGCCGGGCCACCGGGCGCCGCGACCGGGTCGGCACATGTCCCCGTCGCGATCATCGGAGCGGGGCCCGTCGGCGTCACGGCCGCACTCCTGCTCGCCCGGCGCGGCATCCGTACCGTCGTCCTGGAACGCCACCGGGACGTCTACGCCCTGCCGCGAGCCGTCGCCACGGACGACGAGGTGCGCCGGATCCTGCAAGCCGCGGGTATCCACGAGGAGTTCGCCACGATCGCCCGACCGGCCAAGGGCCTCAGACTGCTCGACGCCCGGCACCGGGTGATGGCCGAGGTCCGCCGGTCCCCGCACGGCCACCACGGCTTCCCGCAGACCAGCATGTTCGACCAGCCCGAGCTGGAACGGCTGCTGCGCGACGGCCTGGCCCGGCGTCCGGAGTGCGAGCTGTGGGGCGGGGCCGAGGTGGTCGCCGTCGACCAGCCCGCCGAGGGCCCGGTCAAGGTCACCTACCGTCGCGATACCGACGAGGGCTCGCAGCACGTGTGGGCCGACGCCGTCCTCGGCTGCGACGGCGCCAACGGCCTCACCCGCGAGGCCATCGGCGCCGGATGGGAGGACCTGCGCTTCGAGGAACACTGGACCGTGATCGACGTGCGCACCCGCGCCCCCGTCCGGTGCTGGGAAGGAGTCGACCAGGTCTGCGACCCCGCCCGGCCCGCGACGTTCATGCGCGTCGGCGAGGACCGCTACCGGTGGGAGTTCCGGCTGCCCGAGGGCGAGGACCTGGACGGTCCGGACGGGCGGGAGCGCCTGCGCGCGCTCGTGGCGCCGTGGGTGGACCTCCCGCACGGGCCGTACGGCGAGGCCTTCGAGGTGATCCGGCAGGCGCAGTACACCTTCCGGGCCCGTATCGCCGACCGGTGGCGCAGGGGCCGGGTCTTCCTGCTCGGCGACGCCGCCCATCTGACACCGCCCTTTGTCGGACAGGGGCTGTGCGCGGGCCTGCGCGACGCTCACAACCTCACCTGGAAGCTCGCGCGCGTCCTGGCCAACGGCGCCGACGAGCGGCTGCTCGACACCTACCAGAGCGAACGCCAACCGCACGCCCGCCACATGATCCGCCTCGCCGTCGCGACGGGCTGGGCCATGACCGGCGGCCAGGACCGCGCGGCCGCGCTGCGCCGGACCGTCCTGGGCGCGGCCTGCCGCCTCCCCGGCCTGGTCGCGGCGACCGGCCGCGACCTCAGCCCCGCCCTGGCCCCGGGCCCGCTGGTACGACGCCGCCGCACCCGCCCGGGCGGCCGCGGCCTCGCGGGCACCTTCTGCCCCCAGCCCTGGGTGACGGTCGCCGGACGGCGGACCCGTCTCGACGACGTACTAGGGGACTCCTTCACCCTCCTGACCGCCGCGCCACCGACCCCTTCGCTTTGGGCACTCGCCGGCGCGCTCGGCGCGCGGACCGTCCACGTGGACGCCATCGGCGACGACGGAACCCTCGCCGCCTGGCTGCGCGGCGGCCGGGCGGGCGCCGTACTGCTGCGCCCCGACCGCGTCGTCCTCGACAGCGTCCCCGCAGGCGGCAGCGCCTTCGCGGACACCGCCGCCTGGGCCCCGCTGCTGTGCACGGCCCGCCTCGCGTCCCCGGCCGCCTTCCGTCGCGCAGAGATCGTCACGGGGTAG
- a CDS encoding fumarylacetoacetate hydrolase family protein, with the protein MSTRVLRTTDGWWAVLGDHAVRIDTEARTTAELLADRVAVREAAASGEKGTPVAGLDALSPVTTPCRVVAQMVNYRSHARDSGFRGDVPPTFFRKASGSVSGPAETVVRPSQVKFLDYEVELGLVMGAPLPVGTVVTERNLPSYVAGLVLCNDVSAREVQLTKGQFYESKSYPTFTPTGPHLALLEPEDFAHLIDLRLRLSVNGELRQDRTLADMIVRPAEALTLLARFQTLDPGDLLLTGTPGGTALKAPPKAVEKISALLPPAVKWKAFFRNQARNPHYLHDGDMVTATIATPDRRIDLGEQRTPVADAAAVRRPAEAGRRVEDAA; encoded by the coding sequence ATGAGCACCCGTGTCCTGCGCACCACGGACGGATGGTGGGCCGTCCTCGGCGACCACGCCGTCCGTATCGACACCGAGGCCCGCACCACCGCCGAACTGCTCGCCGACCGCGTCGCCGTACGCGAGGCCGCCGCCTCCGGCGAGAAGGGCACGCCCGTCGCCGGCCTGGATGCGCTCTCCCCGGTCACCACCCCCTGCCGGGTGGTCGCCCAGATGGTCAACTACCGTAGCCACGCCCGCGATTCGGGCTTCCGGGGCGACGTTCCGCCCACGTTCTTCCGCAAGGCATCGGGCTCGGTGAGCGGCCCGGCGGAGACCGTCGTACGGCCCTCACAGGTGAAGTTCCTCGACTACGAGGTGGAACTCGGGCTCGTCATGGGGGCACCCCTGCCCGTGGGCACCGTCGTCACCGAGCGGAACCTGCCCTCGTACGTCGCCGGGCTCGTCCTGTGCAACGACGTCAGCGCCCGCGAGGTGCAGCTGACCAAGGGCCAGTTCTACGAGAGCAAGTCGTACCCGACCTTCACGCCCACCGGGCCGCACCTCGCTCTCCTGGAGCCGGAGGACTTCGCCCACCTCATCGACCTGCGGCTGAGGTTGTCCGTCAACGGCGAGCTGCGCCAGGACCGCACGTTGGCCGACATGATCGTCCGTCCGGCCGAGGCCCTGACGCTGCTCGCCCGCTTCCAGACCCTCGACCCCGGCGACCTGCTGCTCACCGGCACCCCCGGCGGCACGGCCCTGAAAGCTCCGCCCAAGGCCGTAGAGAAGATCAGCGCGCTGCTGCCGCCCGCCGTGAAGTGGAAGGCGTTCTTCAGAAACCAGGCCAGGAACCCCCACTACCTGCACGACGGCGACATGGTGACGGCCACGATCGCCACCCCGGACCGGCGTATCGACCTCGGCGAGCAGCGCACGCCCGTGGCGGACGCTGCGGCAGTGCGCCGCCCGGCCGAAGCCGGACGCCGGGTGGAGGACGCCGCATGA
- a CDS encoding VOC family protein, translated as MSETRITGAGAETAHQGLHSAQGALRGERPGRSRDPVIKVADLAWLEFEKPDLDRAEVFARDFGFFVAARAPDTLWLRGTFAGPPCMVIRRGRASRFIGPAFRAAERADLDRLARLAGSGIRDVDAPGGGTVVDLLDPSGFPVRVVHCAEELPALPEQRPLTLNFGARPSRANAAQRPAREPSRIQRLGHVVLETGVFTRALDWYLDTLGMIVSDFLFLDGQRERGPTMAFIRCDQGSRAVDHHTLALHLGPGTGYVHSAYQVTDLDAIAAGGEYLAERGYRRSWGIGRHIQGSQLFDYWRDPDRFMLEHYADGDLFSHDIEPGWAPMSASGLAQWGPPVTRDFLGADPSPARLREVLRALRGDNELDPARLLGLMKAMTS; from the coding sequence GTGTCTGAAACCCGCATCACCGGGGCCGGCGCCGAGACGGCACATCAAGGCCTCCACAGCGCGCAGGGCGCCCTGCGCGGGGAGCGGCCGGGGCGCTCCCGCGACCCCGTGATCAAGGTGGCCGACCTGGCCTGGCTGGAGTTCGAGAAGCCCGACCTGGACCGGGCGGAGGTGTTCGCCCGCGACTTCGGCTTCTTCGTCGCGGCCCGCGCGCCGGACACTCTGTGGCTGCGCGGCACCTTCGCCGGCCCGCCCTGCATGGTCATCCGCCGCGGTCGCGCCTCCCGGTTCATCGGTCCGGCGTTCCGGGCGGCCGAGCGGGCGGACCTGGACCGGCTGGCCCGCCTCGCCGGATCCGGCATACGGGACGTGGATGCGCCCGGCGGCGGCACGGTGGTGGACCTGCTCGATCCCTCGGGGTTCCCCGTCCGGGTCGTCCACTGCGCCGAGGAACTGCCCGCGCTGCCCGAACAGCGGCCGCTCACCCTCAACTTCGGCGCGCGTCCCTCCCGGGCCAATGCCGCACAGCGGCCCGCCCGCGAGCCGTCCAGGATTCAGCGTCTGGGCCATGTGGTGCTGGAGACAGGGGTGTTCACCAGGGCCCTGGACTGGTACCTGGACACCCTCGGCATGATCGTCAGCGACTTCCTGTTCCTGGACGGGCAGCGCGAGCGCGGTCCGACGATGGCGTTCATCCGCTGCGATCAGGGCAGCCGAGCCGTGGACCACCACACCCTGGCCCTGCACCTGGGGCCCGGCACCGGATATGTGCACTCCGCCTACCAGGTCACCGACCTCGACGCCATCGCCGCCGGTGGCGAGTACCTGGCCGAGCGGGGCTATCGGCGCAGCTGGGGCATCGGACGGCACATTCAGGGCAGCCAGCTCTTCGACTACTGGCGCGACCCCGACCGGTTCATGCTGGAGCACTACGCCGACGGCGACCTCTTCTCCCACGACATCGAGCCGGGCTGGGCCCCCATGTCGGCAAGCGGACTCGCCCAGTGGGGACCGCCGGTCACCCGTGACTTCCTCGGCGCCGACCCGTCCCCCGCCAGGCTGCGCGAGGTCCTCCGGGCACTGCGCGGCGACAACGAACTCGACCCCGCCCGACTGCTGGGCCTGATGAAAGCAATGACCTCATGA
- a CDS encoding TetR/AcrR family transcriptional regulator — MPTSAPPSNRFARRRAETRQALVRAARQILAESGDTSVSIQAIADRADVGFGSFYNHFESKTALFDAAVADALDEYGQAIDEAVQEIDDPAELVSAGVRLSAKMAGSHPEIMQILRHRGLGQILPPSRDSVRAGEAPSDRGLAPRALRDLERGVASGRFAPLEPTVALSAMGGALLALLELRFARPDIDGDEAGANLAEMVLRMLGVPPDDAHEVARRALPELA; from the coding sequence ATGCCGACGTCAGCCCCGCCCAGCAACCGGTTCGCCCGCCGCCGCGCCGAGACCCGCCAGGCACTCGTCCGCGCGGCCCGGCAGATCCTGGCCGAGTCCGGGGACACGAGCGTGAGCATCCAGGCGATCGCGGACCGTGCGGACGTCGGCTTCGGCTCCTTCTACAACCACTTCGAGTCGAAGACGGCCCTGTTCGACGCGGCGGTGGCCGACGCGCTCGACGAGTACGGCCAGGCCATCGACGAAGCGGTCCAGGAGATCGACGACCCCGCCGAACTCGTCTCGGCGGGCGTGCGGCTCAGCGCCAAGATGGCCGGGTCGCACCCCGAGATCATGCAGATCCTGCGCCACCGCGGGCTCGGGCAGATCCTGCCCCCGTCCCGCGACTCCGTGCGCGCCGGGGAGGCCCCCTCCGACCGCGGCCTGGCCCCGCGCGCCCTGCGCGATCTGGAACGGGGCGTCGCTTCGGGCCGATTCGCCCCCCTCGAACCGACCGTAGCCCTGTCCGCGATGGGCGGGGCCCTCCTCGCGCTCCTGGAGCTGAGGTTCGCCCGTCCCGACATCGACGGCGACGAGGCCGGCGCGAACCTGGCCGAGATGGTCCTGCGCATGCTGGGCGTGCCCCCGGACGACGCCCACGAGGTCGCCCGGCGCGCACTGCCCGAACTCGCCTGA
- a CDS encoding LysE family translocator — MVSTDRLLAFAAMSLLVIVIPGPSVLFVIGRALAHGRRTALATVLGNVLGSYLLVAAVAFGLGALVEQSAAVFLAVKLAGAAYLVLLGVQAFRHRRDMKVGAADRPAQPARGDLRTIADGILVGITNPKGIVFFAAVLPQFVDHAAGRVPAQMLVLGLVPICIGLITDTVWGLTASAARNWFARSERRLSMIGGAGGFAMIGLGMTVAATGRAD; from the coding sequence ATGGTGTCGACCGACCGGCTGCTTGCGTTTGCGGCGATGTCGTTGCTGGTGATCGTGATTCCCGGGCCGAGCGTGCTCTTCGTGATCGGCCGTGCGCTGGCACACGGCCGCCGCACAGCGCTGGCGACCGTCCTGGGCAATGTGCTGGGTTCGTATCTGCTGGTGGCCGCGGTGGCGTTCGGCCTCGGGGCGCTGGTCGAGCAGTCCGCCGCCGTCTTCCTCGCCGTGAAACTGGCCGGTGCGGCCTACCTCGTCCTCCTCGGAGTCCAGGCGTTCCGGCACCGCAGGGACATGAAGGTGGGTGCGGCGGACCGGCCCGCACAGCCCGCCCGCGGCGATCTGCGCACGATCGCCGACGGCATCCTGGTCGGCATCACGAACCCGAAGGGCATCGTGTTCTTCGCCGCCGTGCTTCCCCAGTTCGTGGACCACGCGGCCGGCCGGGTGCCCGCCCAGATGCTGGTCCTGGGACTGGTACCGATCTGCATCGGCCTGATCACGGACACCGTATGGGGGCTGACGGCCTCGGCGGCCCGCAACTGGTTCGCGCGCTCCGAACGCCGGCTGTCGATGATCGGCGGCGCGGGCGGCTTCGCCATGATCGGTCTGGGCATGACGGTGGCGGCCACCGGCCGCGCGGACTGA
- a CDS encoding SpoIIE family protein phosphatase, which translates to MPSDGPSDARARGPLWSEPGSLLEHVAVAVFGIDDDNRICYWGPGARDLFGYHAAEALAEPGALLLPAPPGGGPDACARMAERGRTLGYWRGRLQAAHRDGTVLDCGFRAFPVTGVGGNSVVMALASRGDELDRVKTNLAFLDSLFETCPIGLAMFDEELRYLHLNQALADMNGLPIEEHLGRRLAEIMITSDGGEYERMLRAVVAEGKPVAGVRVGMRTRGHPDRDKVLSVSFFPLTQAVGTRQGVGGLLVDVTDREQAIVEATATRQRLALLNRASARIGTTLDVQVTAQELVEAAVPDFADAAVVELVEWKDEHAAFDPALPVDTHRIAHGTVLPPPATELVSGLEAVHYPPGSAIHRMLRTGRPLCVPVNQEFMARTMLSASRARLLADSGLACLLLAPLIARGTVQGIAVFGRSAARPTFTEQDLGLAGELASRAALCLDNARLYSRERNIALTLQRALLPTSLVTGPHLHLAHRYLPGSRVTEVGGDWYDVISLPGGRVALVVGDVMGHGVSAAAAMGRLRIAAKALARHDQEPDELLTELDQCAEEAGIELATCLYIRYDPATGGTRIASAGHPPPLVRHPDGRVRLIDDVLGVPLGVGGCPFRTTELELPDAALLVLYTDGLIEARGHDIDEGLDALRTEVAQVPESLEDTADRILARLVPSSPTDDTVLLLARVHRAER; encoded by the coding sequence GTGCCATCAGACGGGCCGAGCGACGCCAGGGCTCGTGGGCCGCTCTGGTCCGAGCCCGGATCGCTGCTGGAGCACGTGGCCGTCGCCGTGTTCGGCATCGATGACGACAACCGGATCTGCTACTGGGGCCCCGGCGCCCGGGACCTCTTCGGCTACCACGCCGCGGAGGCGCTGGCGGAGCCCGGCGCCCTCCTGCTCCCCGCGCCGCCCGGGGGAGGCCCCGACGCCTGCGCCCGCATGGCGGAGCGCGGCCGGACCCTCGGGTACTGGCGCGGCCGTCTGCAGGCCGCGCACCGGGACGGCACGGTCCTCGACTGCGGCTTCCGCGCCTTCCCGGTGACCGGCGTCGGCGGCAATTCGGTGGTCATGGCGCTGGCGAGCCGCGGCGACGAACTGGACCGGGTGAAGACCAACCTCGCCTTCCTCGACTCCCTCTTCGAGACCTGCCCCATAGGCCTGGCCATGTTCGACGAGGAACTGCGCTACCTCCACCTCAATCAGGCGCTCGCCGACATGAACGGACTCCCCATCGAGGAGCACCTCGGACGACGCCTCGCCGAGATCATGATCACCTCGGACGGCGGTGAGTACGAGCGGATGCTGCGCGCGGTCGTCGCGGAGGGCAAACCCGTCGCGGGGGTGCGGGTGGGGATGCGCACCCGGGGCCACCCGGACCGGGACAAGGTGCTGTCCGTGAGCTTCTTCCCGCTCACCCAGGCCGTGGGAACCCGCCAGGGGGTCGGCGGCCTGCTGGTGGACGTGACCGACCGGGAGCAGGCCATCGTGGAGGCCACCGCCACCCGTCAGCGGCTGGCGCTGCTCAACCGCGCCTCCGCCCGGATCGGTACCACCTTGGACGTGCAGGTCACGGCCCAGGAACTGGTCGAGGCCGCGGTGCCGGACTTCGCCGACGCGGCCGTCGTGGAGCTCGTGGAGTGGAAGGACGAGCATGCGGCCTTCGACCCCGCCCTGCCGGTGGACACCCACCGGATCGCCCACGGCACCGTCCTGCCCCCTCCGGCGACGGAACTGGTGAGCGGGCTGGAAGCAGTGCACTACCCGCCGGGCTCCGCCATCCACCGCATGCTGCGGACCGGCCGCCCGCTCTGCGTACCCGTGAACCAGGAGTTCATGGCCCGGACCATGCTGAGCGCGTCGCGGGCCCGGCTGCTGGCCGACAGCGGCCTGGCCTGCCTCCTCCTCGCTCCGCTCATCGCCCGGGGAACGGTGCAGGGCATCGCGGTCTTCGGCCGGTCCGCGGCCCGGCCGACCTTCACCGAGCAGGATCTCGGCCTGGCCGGCGAACTCGCCTCCCGTGCGGCGCTGTGCCTGGACAACGCGCGGCTGTACAGCCGGGAGCGGAACATCGCGCTCACCCTCCAACGCGCCCTGCTGCCCACCTCGTTGGTGACCGGCCCGCACCTGCATCTCGCCCACCGCTACCTGCCCGGCAGCCGGGTCACCGAGGTCGGCGGCGACTGGTACGACGTGATCTCCCTCCCCGGCGGCCGGGTGGCCCTGGTCGTCGGGGACGTCATGGGCCACGGGGTGTCGGCCGCCGCGGCGATGGGCCGGCTGCGTATCGCCGCCAAGGCGCTGGCCCGGCACGACCAGGAACCGGACGAGCTGCTCACGGAACTCGACCAGTGCGCCGAAGAAGCCGGCATCGAACTCGCGACCTGCCTCTACATCCGCTACGACCCCGCCACCGGGGGCACCCGGATCGCCAGCGCCGGGCACCCTCCGCCCCTCGTCCGCCATCCGGACGGCCGGGTCCGGCTCATCGACGATGTGCTGGGCGTCCCCCTCGGTGTCGGCGGCTGCCCCTTCCGGACGACGGAACTCGAACTGCCCGACGCCGCCCTCCTCGTGCTGTACACCGACGGCCTCATCGAGGCGCGGGGCCACGACATCGACGAGGGCCTGGACGCCCTCCGCACGGAAGTGGCCCAGGTGCCCGAATCGTTGGAGGACACGGCGGACCGTATCCTCGCCCGCCTGGTCCCGAGTTCCCCGACCGACGACACGGTCCTGCTGCTCGCACGCGTGCACCGCGCCGAGCGGTGA
- a CDS encoding sensor histidine kinase translates to MSAGRPRRRLHLPAWTATLYWKFAVFVIVMCCVLATVVGVLVHVLVGRQTERQARSVALSELDSVADAYVAGEPLGRNAAVDPADLPAPLRTVALRGERGTQLAEHKGRPVMWAVTPADGKALAVHIDYTQRDAVIRGLDRAIIGSSSFAIVLTLAVGLFGVSRITRRLHHTAQVARRISTGDLDARVDDPHVRCPPYAQDETAAVAAALDAMAAALQTKLHREQRFTADVAHELRTPLTGLHVAAELLPPGRPAEMVQDRIRTMSRLTEDLLEISRLDAEVEQAETEVRQLGPLAERAVLATGLQAEVRIERDTRVETDQRRLQRVLGNLVSNAHRHGRPPVLLTVDGLVITVRDHGDGYPGHLLDHGPQRFRSRSASGRKTGHGLGLTIAVGQARVLGATLRFSNAPDGGAVAELVLSPPVPGPRRAPSSGPGGP, encoded by the coding sequence ATGAGCGCCGGCCGGCCCCGGAGGCGGCTGCACCTGCCCGCCTGGACGGCAACGCTGTACTGGAAGTTCGCCGTCTTCGTCATCGTGATGTGCTGCGTCCTCGCCACGGTGGTCGGCGTGCTGGTGCACGTCCTGGTCGGGCGGCAGACCGAGAGGCAGGCGCGCAGCGTCGCGCTGTCCGAACTGGACTCCGTCGCGGACGCGTACGTCGCGGGGGAGCCCCTCGGCCGCAACGCCGCGGTCGACCCCGCGGACCTCCCCGCCCCGCTCCGCACCGTGGCACTGCGCGGCGAGCGCGGCACACAGCTCGCCGAGCACAAGGGCCGGCCGGTGATGTGGGCCGTCACGCCCGCCGACGGCAAGGCCCTGGCCGTCCATATCGACTACACCCAGCGGGACGCCGTGATCCGCGGGCTGGACCGGGCCATCATCGGCTCCTCCTCCTTCGCGATCGTGCTCACCCTCGCCGTCGGGCTGTTCGGTGTCTCCCGTATCACCCGCCGGTTGCACCACACCGCCCAGGTGGCCCGCAGAATCAGCACCGGCGATCTCGACGCCCGGGTGGACGACCCCCATGTCCGGTGTCCCCCCTATGCCCAGGACGAGACCGCGGCCGTGGCGGCCGCGCTCGACGCCATGGCCGCCGCGCTGCAGACCAAGCTGCACAGGGAGCAACGGTTCACGGCCGATGTGGCGCACGAGCTGCGCACCCCGCTGACCGGCCTGCACGTGGCGGCGGAGCTGCTGCCGCCGGGCCGCCCGGCCGAGATGGTGCAGGACCGGATCCGGACCATGAGCCGGCTGACCGAGGATCTGCTGGAGATCTCCCGCCTCGACGCGGAGGTGGAGCAGGCCGAAACCGAGGTGCGGCAACTGGGACCGCTGGCCGAGCGCGCGGTGCTGGCCACCGGGCTGCAGGCCGAGGTCCGTATCGAGCGGGACACCCGGGTGGAGACCGATCAGCGCAGGCTCCAGCGCGTGCTGGGGAACCTGGTCTCCAACGCCCACCGGCACGGCCGGCCGCCGGTGCTCCTGACCGTCGACGGTCTCGTCATCACCGTGCGGGACCACGGGGACGGCTACCCCGGCCACCTCCTCGACCACGGCCCGCAGCGGTTCCGGAGCCGGTCGGCGAGCGGCCGGAAGACCGGTCACGGTCTCGGGCTGACCATCGCCGTGGGACAGGCCCGTGTCCTCGGCGCCACCCTGCGGTTCTCGAACGCACCGGACGGCGGGGCCGTCGCCGAACTCGTCCTCTCGCCGCCGGTCCCCGGCCCCCGGCGCGCACCGTCCTCCGGGCCCGGCGGCCCCTAG